The following are encoded together in the Nocardioides sp. Arc9.136 genome:
- the tatA gene encoding Sec-independent protein translocase subunit TatA: MLPLVAGLGTTELLIILAVLILLFGASKLPELARGSGRALRIFKAETKGLMDDDEDEAAKTPEQREIEARQQALLDAETERQRRGDTA, encoded by the coding sequence ATGCTCCCGCTCGTCGCAGGCCTCGGCACCACCGAGCTGCTCATCATCCTGGCCGTGCTGATCCTGCTGTTCGGTGCCTCCAAGCTCCCCGAGCTGGCCCGCGGCAGCGGTCGCGCCCTGCGCATCTTCAAGGCCGAGACCAAGGGCCTGATGGACGACGACGAGGACGAGGCGGCCAAGACGCCCGAGCAGCGCGAGATCGAGGCTCGCCAGCAGGCGCTGCTGGACGCCGAGACCGAGCGCCAGCGCCGCGGCGACACCGCCTGA
- the prcA gene encoding proteasome subunit alpha — protein sequence MSTPFYVSPEQLMKDRADFARKGIARGRSVVAVQYADGVLFVSENPSQALHKVSEIYDRIAFAAVGRYNEFENLRIAGVRLADMRGYAYDRRDVTGRGLANAYAQTLGTIFSSGGEKPYEVEIFVAEIGDEPSSDQIYRLTYDGQVADEHGYAVMGGAAEVVTSHLKQHYRQGAGLEEALKTAVAALGHTDTEDRVIPVDDLEVAVLDRSRGQQRKFSRLSPARLEVLLGGRGETSPSQVHPEDDPPVAPPA from the coding sequence ATGAGCACCCCGTTCTACGTCTCGCCCGAGCAGCTGATGAAGGACCGGGCGGACTTCGCGCGCAAGGGCATCGCGCGCGGCCGGTCGGTCGTCGCGGTGCAGTACGCCGACGGCGTCCTGTTCGTCTCCGAGAACCCCTCCCAGGCGCTGCACAAGGTCTCCGAGATCTACGACCGGATCGCCTTCGCCGCGGTCGGGCGCTACAACGAGTTCGAGAACCTGCGGATCGCCGGCGTGCGGCTCGCCGACATGCGCGGTTACGCCTACGACCGGCGCGACGTGACCGGCCGCGGGCTGGCCAACGCCTACGCCCAGACGCTCGGCACGATCTTCTCCAGCGGCGGCGAGAAGCCCTACGAGGTGGAGATCTTCGTCGCCGAGATCGGCGACGAGCCGTCCTCGGACCAGATCTACCGCCTCACCTACGACGGCCAGGTCGCCGACGAGCACGGGTACGCCGTCATGGGCGGCGCCGCGGAGGTCGTCACCTCCCACCTCAAGCAGCACTACCGCCAGGGCGCGGGGCTCGAGGAGGCGCTCAAGACCGCGGTCGCCGCGCTCGGGCACACCGACACCGAGGACCGCGTCATCCCCGTCGACGACCTCGAGGTCGCCGTCCTGGACCGCAGCCGCGGCCAGCAGCGGAAGTTCAGCCGCCTGTCCCCGGCTCGGCTCGAGGTGCTGCTCGGCGGCCGCGGCGAGACCTCGCCGTCCCAGGTGCACCCGGAGGACGACCCGCCGGTCGCCCCGCCCGCCTGA
- a CDS encoding DUF389 domain-containing protein codes for MLHLRITSPAALTDQVVAVFHDDPAVSQLAVMAGASVRPAGDIVLVDVAREAANDLLDRLDRLGLPECGTIHVEPVTTWVSRAGYDAERHTPGSSADAVVWADVTQRAYEESELNWTYLAFMTLATLLASVAIVVDSQVLVIGAMVLGPEFVAIAALGLAAVRRRGTLFARAARTLVVGFAAAIGTATLAALAARWLGWVHASDVTGDRPGTDFIYSPDRWSFVVALIAAAAGVLSLTSAKVGGLSGVFISVTTVPAAGNVALGVAFGATEEIVGSVLQLAVNIGGMVLAGWATLALQQVVWARMARHRSRRLAHDPIG; via the coding sequence GTGCTGCACCTGCGGATCACCTCCCCGGCCGCGCTGACCGACCAGGTCGTCGCGGTCTTCCACGACGACCCCGCCGTCAGCCAGCTCGCGGTCATGGCGGGCGCCTCGGTCCGCCCGGCCGGCGACATCGTGCTCGTCGACGTGGCCCGGGAGGCCGCGAACGACCTCCTCGACCGGCTCGACCGGCTCGGGCTCCCCGAGTGCGGGACGATCCACGTCGAGCCCGTGACGACCTGGGTCTCCCGCGCCGGCTACGACGCCGAGCGGCACACGCCGGGGTCCAGCGCCGACGCCGTGGTCTGGGCCGACGTCACCCAGCGGGCGTACGAGGAGTCCGAGCTGAACTGGACCTACCTGGCGTTCATGACCCTCGCGACGCTGCTCGCCTCGGTCGCGATCGTCGTCGACTCCCAGGTGCTGGTGATCGGCGCGATGGTCCTGGGGCCGGAGTTCGTGGCCATCGCCGCGCTGGGCCTGGCGGCGGTGCGCCGCCGCGGCACCCTCTTCGCGCGGGCGGCCCGGACGCTGGTGGTCGGCTTCGCCGCCGCGATCGGCACCGCGACCCTCGCCGCGCTGGCGGCGCGGTGGCTCGGCTGGGTGCACGCCTCGGACGTGACGGGGGACCGGCCGGGGACCGACTTCATCTACTCGCCGGACCGGTGGTCCTTCGTGGTGGCGCTCATCGCCGCCGCCGCGGGCGTGCTGTCCCTGACCTCGGCGAAGGTCGGCGGCCTGTCGGGCGTCTTCATCTCCGTCACCACGGTGCCTGCGGCCGGCAACGTCGCGCTCGGCGTGGCGTTCGGGGCGACCGAGGAGATCGTCGGCAGCGTGCTCCAGCTGGCCGTGAACATCGGCGGGATGGTGCTCGCCGGCTGGGCCACCCTGGCCCTCCAGCAGGTCGTGTGGGCCCGGATGGCGCGCCACCGGTCCCGGCGGCTCGCGCACGACCCGATCGGCTGA
- the tatC gene encoding twin-arginine translocase subunit TatC, which yields MSISGVFDLFRGRPHHPVGADGRMALSDHLRELRARLLKAVVFFLIAFAVGLVFYDPYLLDLILDPYYDAQAALPGVETKAYIASAGGPLLLQLKLAGVAAIVASSPFWLYQIWAFIVPGLHAHERRWTRVFAAIAGPIFIIGVATGYYVLPKGLEVLIGFTPEGLENLVEFGEYFGFFTRMLLVFGVAFEIPLFVIMLNLAGVVTGKALGRYRPWIIIGTFVFAAVATPSTDPFSMLMLALPMLVLFVVAEVVARLVDRSRGRGAGSTDQWDDDALSPL from the coding sequence TTGTCCATCTCCGGGGTCTTCGACCTCTTCCGGGGTCGACCGCACCACCCGGTGGGCGCGGACGGCCGCATGGCGCTGTCCGACCACCTCCGTGAGCTCCGGGCGCGGCTGCTCAAGGCGGTCGTGTTCTTCCTCATCGCCTTCGCGGTCGGCCTGGTCTTCTACGACCCCTACCTGCTCGACCTGATCCTCGACCCGTACTACGACGCCCAGGCGGCCCTGCCCGGTGTCGAGACCAAGGCGTACATCGCCTCGGCCGGCGGCCCGCTCCTGCTGCAGCTGAAGCTCGCCGGCGTCGCGGCGATCGTCGCGAGCAGCCCGTTCTGGCTCTACCAGATCTGGGCGTTCATCGTGCCCGGCCTGCACGCCCACGAGCGGCGCTGGACGCGGGTCTTCGCCGCGATCGCCGGGCCGATCTTCATCATCGGCGTCGCGACCGGTTACTACGTGCTGCCCAAGGGCCTCGAGGTCCTCATCGGCTTCACCCCCGAGGGCCTGGAGAACCTCGTCGAGTTCGGCGAGTACTTCGGCTTCTTCACCCGGATGCTGCTGGTCTTCGGCGTCGCCTTCGAGATCCCGCTGTTCGTCATCATGCTCAACCTGGCGGGGGTGGTGACCGGCAAGGCGCTCGGCCGGTACCGCCCCTGGATCATCATCGGCACGTTCGTCTTCGCCGCCGTGGCCACGCCGTCGACCGACCCCTTCTCCATGCTGATGCTCGCGCTCCCGATGCTCGTGCTCTTCGTGGTGGCCGAGGTGGTCGCCCGGCTGGTCGACCGCTCCCGCGGGCGCGGTGCCGGGAGCACCGACCAGTGGGACGACGACGCGCTGTCGCCGCTGTGA
- a CDS encoding YafY family protein, with protein MSPRRTTPAPAKQPASGAKDQVARLLALVPYLHAHDQVRVDDAAAALGVPADQVVKDLKVLLMVGLPGGYPDDLIDVDLDSLEGPEADGVIRISNADYLARPLRLTPTEATAIIVALRALRGGAGEETREIVDRALGKLEAAAAEAAPRVDPGLDAADVDLALRATRLQQAADRRRQVRMTYWVPSRDEQSERVVDPRGVVNHHGWSYLDAWDHGAEAPRLFRLDRIRDLEVLDRPIDTEPAAPRDLSEGIFSQSDETRRVTLRLEPPARWVTEYYPVEGVRTGADGSLEVDLVVAEDRWLLRLLLRLAPDAQVVVPREFTETFRAAAQDALSLYDQPGVGWSTTHRPAPQHP; from the coding sequence GTGAGCCCGCGACGCACCACCCCGGCGCCGGCGAAGCAGCCGGCCAGCGGTGCCAAGGACCAGGTCGCGCGGCTGCTGGCGCTCGTGCCGTACCTCCACGCCCACGACCAGGTCCGCGTCGACGACGCGGCGGCGGCCCTCGGCGTGCCGGCCGACCAGGTCGTCAAGGACCTCAAGGTGCTGCTGATGGTCGGCCTGCCGGGCGGCTACCCCGACGACCTGATCGACGTCGACCTGGACTCCCTCGAGGGACCGGAGGCCGACGGGGTCATCCGGATCTCCAACGCCGACTACCTCGCCCGACCGCTGCGGCTGACCCCGACGGAGGCGACGGCGATCATCGTGGCGCTCCGCGCACTGCGCGGCGGCGCCGGCGAGGAGACGCGCGAGATCGTCGACCGCGCGCTGGGCAAGCTCGAGGCGGCCGCGGCCGAGGCGGCTCCCCGGGTGGACCCCGGCCTCGACGCCGCGGACGTCGACCTCGCGCTGCGCGCCACCCGGCTCCAGCAGGCGGCCGACCGACGCCGGCAGGTCCGGATGACCTACTGGGTGCCGAGCCGCGACGAGCAGTCCGAGCGGGTGGTCGACCCGCGCGGGGTGGTGAACCACCACGGGTGGTCCTACCTGGACGCGTGGGACCACGGCGCCGAGGCCCCGCGCCTCTTCCGGCTGGACCGGATCCGCGACCTCGAGGTGCTCGACCGGCCGATCGATACCGAGCCGGCGGCGCCGCGCGACCTCAGCGAGGGGATCTTCAGCCAGTCCGACGAGACCCGTCGGGTGACCCTGCGGCTGGAGCCGCCCGCGCGGTGGGTGACCGAGTACTACCCCGTCGAGGGCGTCCGCACCGGCGCGGACGGCTCGCTCGAGGTGGACCTCGTCGTGGCCGAGGACCGGTGGCTGCTCCGGCTGCTGCTGCGGCTCGCGCCGGACGCGCAGGTCGTCGTACCCCGAGAGTTCACCGAGACGTTCAGGGCGGCGGCACAGGATGCGCTCAGCCTTTACGACCAACCGGGCGTAGGATGGTCCACGACACACCGCCCGGCTCCACAGCACCCGTGA
- a CDS encoding FKBP-type peptidyl-prolyl cis-trans isomerase — protein sequence MYRRLRRPALVLLPALLAASLTACGDDEGEGTTSGDRERLDAVSVSGDVGEQPKVEWKGRMSADDIETETLVEGDGEELEDGDQVVTNIWIGNGFTQEKSYSTYDDKQPQTLTVGDDLAPIFADVLDGQKLGSRVAVTASADEAFGEAGNPGLNIANKDSVLVLVDLVEEYVPPKPKDVGAGQVPRIVFGAKGDPVRLDFKGLPKPDAEGDLLRHVVREGKGKTLTEDSTVKADYLGMVYGGGKPFDESFSKQPAEFSLQQVVQGWTLGLSGLKVGSRVLLSIPPDLGYGDQEQPGIPAGSTLYFVVDIVSAK from the coding sequence GTGTATCGACGTCTGCGTCGTCCTGCTCTTGTCCTGCTGCCGGCCCTGCTGGCCGCCTCGCTGACCGCGTGCGGCGACGACGAGGGCGAGGGGACCACCTCCGGCGACCGCGAGCGGCTCGACGCCGTCAGCGTCTCCGGTGACGTCGGTGAGCAGCCGAAGGTCGAGTGGAAGGGCAGGATGTCCGCCGACGACATCGAGACCGAGACCCTCGTCGAGGGCGACGGCGAGGAGCTCGAGGACGGCGACCAGGTCGTCACCAACATCTGGATCGGCAACGGCTTCACCCAGGAGAAGTCCTACAGCACCTACGACGACAAGCAGCCCCAGACGCTGACGGTCGGCGACGACCTCGCGCCGATCTTCGCCGACGTGCTCGACGGCCAGAAGCTGGGCTCGCGCGTCGCGGTCACGGCCTCGGCCGACGAGGCCTTCGGCGAGGCCGGCAACCCGGGCCTGAACATCGCCAACAAGGACTCGGTCCTGGTCCTCGTCGACCTGGTCGAGGAGTACGTCCCGCCGAAGCCCAAGGACGTCGGCGCCGGTCAGGTCCCCCGCATCGTCTTCGGCGCGAAGGGCGACCCGGTCCGGCTGGACTTCAAGGGCCTGCCCAAGCCCGACGCCGAGGGCGACCTGCTGCGCCACGTCGTCCGCGAGGGCAAGGGCAAGACGCTCACCGAGGACAGCACGGTCAAGGCCGACTACCTCGGCATGGTGTACGGCGGCGGCAAGCCGTTCGACGAGAGCTTCTCCAAGCAGCCCGCCGAGTTCTCCCTGCAGCAGGTCGTGCAGGGGTGGACCCTCGGCCTCTCCGGCCTCAAGGTCGGCAGCCGCGTCCTGCTCTCGATCCCGCCGGACCTCGGCTACGGTGACCAGGAGCAGCCGGGCATCCCGGCCGGCAGCACGCTCTACTTCGTCGTGGACATCGTCTCCGCGAAGTGA
- a CDS encoding ubiquitin-like protein Pup yields MAQEQKQPKRSSETEEVVETAPETDVAERKEALDSDVDDILDEIDDVLETNAEDFVKSFIQKGGQ; encoded by the coding sequence ATGGCACAGGAGCAGAAGCAGCCGAAGAGGTCCTCGGAGACCGAGGAGGTCGTCGAGACCGCCCCGGAGACCGATGTCGCGGAGCGCAAGGAAGCCCTGGACAGCGATGTCGACGACATCCTCGACGAGATCGACGACGTCCTCGAGACCAACGCCGAGGACTTCGTGAAGTCGTTCATCCAGAAGGGCGGCCAGTGA
- a CDS encoding diacylglycerol kinase: MAGSSREIALLTNPSAGKGRGARHRTAALGRFRDAGLSVRDLVGRDADEARDLAHAAVADGVEAVVVCGGDGMTHLAVQVLAGTGVPLGLVPAGTGNDVARSLDLPRTDPLAAADRVLAGRTRTIDLARSGSRYFVSVLAAGFDAIVNERANAMTWPRGQMRYNLATLAELRVFEPLPYTIEVDGHRIRTDAMLVAVGNGPSFGGGLRITEGALLDDGMLDVVIIKPLSKAGLVRAYPRLFAGTHTRLPQYEHHRARRVTVAAPGIVSYADGERFGPLPLTVESAPGALTVLA, from the coding sequence GTGGCCGGCAGCTCCCGCGAGATCGCGCTCCTGACCAACCCCTCCGCCGGCAAGGGCCGCGGCGCCCGCCACCGCACCGCCGCGCTCGGGCGGTTCCGCGACGCCGGCCTGTCCGTCCGGGACCTCGTCGGCCGCGACGCCGACGAGGCGCGGGACCTGGCGCACGCCGCCGTCGCCGACGGCGTCGAGGCGGTCGTGGTCTGCGGCGGTGACGGGATGACGCACCTCGCCGTCCAGGTGCTCGCCGGCACCGGCGTCCCGCTCGGCCTGGTCCCGGCCGGCACCGGCAACGACGTGGCGAGGTCCCTCGACCTGCCGCGGACCGACCCGCTCGCGGCGGCCGACCGGGTCCTCGCGGGCCGCACCCGCACCATCGACCTCGCGCGGTCGGGCTCGCGGTACTTCGTCAGCGTGCTCGCCGCCGGGTTCGACGCGATCGTCAACGAGCGCGCGAACGCCATGACGTGGCCGCGCGGCCAGATGCGCTACAACCTCGCCACCCTCGCCGAGCTGCGCGTCTTCGAGCCGCTGCCGTACACGATCGAGGTCGACGGGCACCGGATCCGCACCGACGCCATGCTCGTGGCGGTCGGCAACGGCCCCTCCTTCGGCGGCGGGCTGCGGATCACCGAGGGCGCCTTGCTCGACGACGGCATGCTGGACGTCGTGATCATCAAGCCGCTGAGCAAGGCCGGCCTCGTGCGGGCCTACCCCCGCCTGTTCGCCGGCACCCACACCCGCTTGCCGCAGTACGAGCACCACCGGGCGCGCCGCGTGACCGTGGCCGCACCGGGGATCGTGTCGTACGCCGACGGCGAGCGGTTCGGCCCGCTGCCCCTGACCGTCGAGTCCGCGCCCGGCGCGCTTACCGTTCTCGCATGA
- a CDS encoding YafY family protein — MSGTTGKKTERLLNLLIMLLVQRRFVPKERIRSILYPGTSDEAFEKMFERDKDELRSLGVPIEVGQIDAYFDDEPGYRIRPDEFALPAIDLEADEASVIALATKVWEHARLADATTEAVRKLVALGVPVDVSALDIVEPRLSADEPSFDVFLEATTERTPVEFEYLRSGATTPTLRHLQPWGVARYSGRWYVVGLDTDRGAERVFRLSRVQGQARRTGEPGSYDVPPGTDVRAVARRLAPPPSSDRTVVLVRAGAGHALRRNADETEAGVPGPDDRTPWDRLVLTRGIPGAADEILAHGADVLVEEPAWLRDQVVERLTAAVALAGATSEQVS; from the coding sequence GTGAGCGGGACGACCGGCAAGAAGACCGAGCGCCTGCTCAACCTGTTGATCATGCTGCTCGTCCAGCGCCGGTTCGTGCCCAAGGAGCGGATCCGGTCGATCCTCTACCCGGGTACCAGCGACGAGGCGTTCGAGAAGATGTTCGAGCGCGACAAGGACGAGCTGCGCTCGCTCGGCGTGCCGATCGAGGTCGGGCAGATCGACGCCTACTTCGACGACGAGCCCGGCTACCGCATCCGTCCCGACGAGTTCGCGCTGCCCGCGATCGACCTGGAGGCCGACGAGGCCTCGGTCATCGCGCTGGCCACCAAGGTGTGGGAGCACGCGCGGCTGGCCGACGCCACGACCGAGGCGGTCCGCAAGCTGGTCGCGCTCGGCGTGCCCGTCGACGTCAGTGCCCTCGACATCGTCGAGCCGCGGCTGAGCGCCGACGAGCCGTCGTTCGACGTGTTCCTCGAGGCCACCACCGAGCGGACGCCGGTGGAGTTCGAGTACCTCCGCAGCGGTGCGACCACGCCGACGCTGCGGCACCTGCAGCCGTGGGGCGTCGCGCGCTACTCGGGCCGCTGGTACGTCGTGGGCCTCGACACCGACCGCGGCGCCGAGCGCGTCTTCCGGCTCTCCCGCGTCCAGGGGCAGGCCCGCCGGACCGGCGAGCCGGGGTCGTACGACGTCCCGCCGGGCACCGACGTGCGGGCCGTCGCCCGTCGGCTGGCGCCACCGCCGAGCAGCGACCGCACCGTCGTGCTGGTGCGCGCCGGCGCCGGGCACGCACTGCGCCGCAACGCCGACGAGACCGAGGCCGGCGTGCCCGGCCCCGATGACCGGACCCCGTGGGACCGGCTGGTGCTGACCCGGGGGATCCCCGGCGCGGCCGACGAGATCCTGGCCCACGGGGCCGACGTGCTGGTCGAGGAGCCCGCGTGGCTGCGCGACCAGGTCGTCGAGCGGCTGACCGCGGCCGTCGCCCTGGCCGGCGCGACCTCGGAGCAGGTGTCGTGA
- the prcB gene encoding proteasome subunit beta, with protein MTDPRLPAAYLQPGVSSFADFLADQAPDLLPARRAVPPGNAGDLAPHGTTIVAATFPGGVVMAGDRRATMGNIIAQRDIQKVFPADEFSAVGIAGTAGLAVEMVRLFQTELEHYEKIEGTTLSMDGKANRLAALIRGNLGMAMQGLAVVPLFAGYDLQAGQGRIFSYDVTGGRYEETAFHSVGSGSLFARGALKKLYREDLSPEDCVTVVVQALYDAADDDSATGGPDLTRRIFPVVQVITAEGGRRMSDEEVAAIADRVIAGRMNRPDGPAAPLTGPSTGPSTGGDVR; from the coding sequence GTGACCGACCCCCGCCTGCCCGCTGCCTACCTGCAGCCGGGCGTCTCGTCGTTCGCCGACTTCCTCGCCGACCAGGCCCCCGACCTGCTCCCCGCGCGCCGGGCGGTGCCCCCGGGCAACGCCGGCGACCTCGCTCCGCACGGCACCACGATCGTTGCGGCGACCTTCCCGGGCGGCGTGGTGATGGCCGGTGACCGCCGCGCCACGATGGGCAACATCATCGCCCAGCGCGACATCCAGAAGGTCTTCCCAGCCGACGAGTTCTCCGCCGTCGGCATCGCCGGCACCGCCGGCCTCGCCGTCGAGATGGTGCGGCTCTTCCAGACCGAGCTCGAGCACTACGAGAAGATCGAGGGCACCACGCTGTCGATGGACGGCAAGGCCAACCGGCTCGCCGCCCTGATCCGCGGGAACCTCGGCATGGCCATGCAGGGGCTCGCGGTCGTGCCGCTCTTCGCCGGCTACGACCTGCAGGCCGGCCAGGGCCGGATCTTCAGCTACGACGTCACCGGCGGCCGCTACGAGGAGACGGCGTTCCACTCGGTCGGCTCCGGCTCGCTGTTCGCCCGCGGGGCGCTGAAGAAGCTCTACCGCGAGGACCTCAGCCCCGAGGACTGCGTGACCGTCGTCGTCCAGGCGCTGTACGACGCCGCCGACGACGACTCCGCCACGGGCGGGCCGGACCTGACCCGCCGGATCTTCCCGGTCGTGCAGGTGATCACCGCCGAGGGCGGCCGCCGGATGTCCGACGAGGAGGTCGCCGCCATCGCCGACCGGGTGATCGCCGGGCGGATGAACCGCCCCGACGGGCCCGCCGCGCCCCTGACCGGTCCCTCGACCGGCCCCTCGACCGGAGGTGACGTGCGATGA
- the pafA gene encoding Pup--protein ligase: MDRRIFGIENEYGVTCTFKGQRRLSPDEVARYLFRKVVSWGRSSNVFLRNGARLYLDVGSHPEYATPECDDITELVTHDKAGERVLEGLLLDAEQRLHDEGIAGEIYLFKNNTDSAGNSYGCHENYLVGRSGEFSRLADVLIPFLVTRQIVVGAGKVTHTPRGAGFSVSQRAEHIWEGVSSATTRSRPIINTRDEPHADAEKYRRLHVIVGDSNMSETTTMLKVASCDLVLRMIEEGVVMRDLTMENPIRAIREISHDVTGTRKVRLANGREASALEIQGEYLSKARDFVDRRGISTPVIEQALDLWERGLKAIESDDLGLVDREIDWVIKWKLIEAYRAKHGLPLGHPRIAQLDLAYHDIHRGRGLYYLLEKRGKVARVTTDLKIFEAKSVPPQTTRARLRGEFIRKAQERRRDFTVDWVHLKLNDQAQRTVLCKDPFRAYDERVQRLIDGM, encoded by the coding sequence ATGGACCGCCGGATCTTCGGGATCGAGAACGAGTACGGCGTCACGTGCACGTTCAAGGGCCAGCGCCGCCTCTCGCCCGACGAGGTCGCGCGCTACCTGTTCCGCAAGGTCGTGAGCTGGGGCCGCTCGAGCAACGTCTTCCTGCGCAACGGCGCCCGGCTGTACCTCGACGTGGGCAGCCACCCCGAGTACGCCACCCCCGAGTGCGACGACATCACCGAGCTGGTCACCCACGACAAGGCGGGGGAGCGGGTCCTCGAGGGGCTGCTGCTCGACGCCGAGCAGCGGCTCCACGACGAGGGCATCGCCGGCGAGATCTACCTGTTCAAGAACAACACCGACTCGGCCGGCAACTCCTACGGCTGCCACGAGAACTACCTGGTCGGCCGCAGCGGCGAGTTCTCCCGCCTGGCCGACGTGCTGATCCCGTTCCTCGTGACCCGCCAGATCGTCGTGGGCGCCGGCAAGGTGACCCACACCCCGCGCGGCGCCGGCTTCAGCGTCAGCCAGCGTGCGGAGCACATCTGGGAGGGGGTCTCGAGCGCCACCACGCGCAGCCGCCCGATCATCAACACGCGCGACGAGCCGCATGCGGACGCGGAGAAGTACCGCCGCCTCCACGTCATCGTCGGCGACTCGAACATGAGCGAGACCACGACCATGCTCAAGGTCGCCAGCTGCGACCTGGTGCTGCGCATGATCGAGGAGGGGGTCGTGATGCGCGACCTCACCATGGAGAACCCGATCCGGGCCATCCGCGAGATCTCCCACGACGTCACCGGGACGCGCAAGGTGCGCCTCGCGAACGGCCGGGAGGCGAGCGCGCTGGAGATCCAGGGGGAGTACCTCTCCAAGGCCCGTGACTTCGTGGACCGCCGCGGGATCAGCACCCCGGTCATCGAGCAGGCCCTCGACCTGTGGGAGCGCGGGCTGAAGGCAATCGAGTCCGACGACCTCGGCCTGGTCGACCGCGAGATCGACTGGGTCATCAAGTGGAAGCTCATCGAGGCCTACCGCGCCAAGCACGGCCTCCCGCTGGGGCACCCGCGGATCGCGCAGCTCGACCTCGCCTACCACGACATCCACCGAGGTCGGGGGCTCTACTACCTGCTGGAGAAGCGGGGCAAGGTCGCCCGGGTGACCACCGACCTGAAGATCTTCGAGGCCAAGTCGGTGCCGCCGCAGACCACCCGTGCCCGGCTGCGCGGCGAGTTCATCCGCAAGGCGCAGGAGCGCCGGCGCGACTTCACCGTCGACTGGGTGCACCTCAAGCTCAACGACCAGGCGCAGCGCACCGTGCTGTGCAAGGACCCGTTCCGGGCGTACGACGAGCGGGTGCAGCGGCTCATCGACGGCATGTGA